A genomic stretch from Dehalococcoidia bacterium includes:
- a CDS encoding transposase has translation MKGIPQGRYTKEFREEAVKLVTEGNMSLPKAARSLLLPPSTLGDWLKAYKAGKLGDVGKTQRPLTEIEMELARTKRELVETRMERDLLKKAAVYFAKESLPGTRWQKRCGFNTR, from the coding sequence ATGAAAGGGATTCCACAGGGAAGGTACACGAAGGAGTTTCGAGAAGAAGCGGTGAAGCTGGTAACGGAAGGGAATATGTCATTGCCGAAGGCTGCGCGGAGCTTGTTATTGCCGCCGTCGACCTTGGGGGACTGGTTGAAAGCTTATAAGGCAGGCAAGCTGGGAGACGTGGGCAAGACACAGCGGCCTTTGACCGAAATAGAGATGGAACTGGCTCGAACAAAGCGGGAGCTGGTTGAGACCCGGATGGAGCGGGATCTGCTAAAAAAAGCAGCCGTGTACTTTGCGAAGGAGTCGCTGCCTGGCACGCGATGGCAAAAGAGATGCGGCTTCAATACCCGATAG
- a CDS encoding MaoC/PaaZ C-terminal domain-containing protein, protein MNLMYFEDLSVGQKTIGGEHQTSKAEILEFALKWDRQPFHIDEEAAKSYPYGGLIAPLPYILAVVTKVSTTDSATPKWAVMGGLGYDKLRMSNPVRPGDLLTVTWEVIEKRESKSKPDRGIVLTGTEVRNQRNELVVSYISSSMIYKRPV, encoded by the coding sequence ATGAACCTAATGTATTTCGAGGATCTCTCCGTCGGTCAAAAGACGATTGGAGGAGAGCACCAGACCAGCAAGGCTGAAATCTTGGAGTTCGCCCTGAAATGGGATCGCCAGCCGTTTCATATTGATGAGGAAGCTGCTAAATCATATCCGTATGGTGGGCTTATCGCACCCTTGCCCTATATTTTGGCTGTCGTCACCAAGGTCTCGACTACAGACTCCGCGACACCGAAATGGGCAGTGATGGGAGGTCTTGGATATGACAAACTGCGAATGTCGAACCCTGTTCGGCCGGGTGATCTCTTAACCGTTACATGGGAAGTCATTGAGAAACGAGAATCGAAAAGCAAACCGGACAGGGGTATAGTACTCACTGGTACTGAAGTCAGAAACCAACGCAATGAACTGGTCGTCAGTTATATCTCCTCAAGTATGATCTACAAACGACCGGTGTAA